A single region of the Gossypium hirsutum isolate 1008001.06 unplaced genomic scaffold, Gossypium_hirsutum_v2.1 scaffold_52, whole genome shotgun sequence genome encodes:
- the LOC121226282 gene encoding ricin B-like lectin R40G3 has product MEFPFGHNHSHTHHHRNDDEENQERPPPPHLHHHEFTPPYPPPPSYQQPPGFDGPYPPPPPSSYLHQPGFDGPPPPSYFQQPGFPPPPPHQPPSYQYQQPPHVTHVHRQPEHSPSNYSPPPASVSNVSHESSQGRVDDHPSFRPHLPPEFYKKPTVKVYCKADPNFHLTIRDGKVILAPSDPSNEFQHWYKDEKFSTSVKDEVGFPSFSLVNKATGQAIKHSIGASYPVQLVPYKPDHLDESVLWSESKEVHDGYRAIRMINNIRLNVDAFHGDKKSGGIQNGTTIVLWQWNKGDNQIWKIVPY; this is encoded by the exons ATGGAGTTCCCATTCGGTCACAATCACTCTCACACTCATCACCACAGAAATGATGATGAGGAAAACCAAGAAAGACCCCCACCACCACATCTTCACCACCATGAATTTACTCCGCCGTACCCTCCACCACCAAGCTACCAGCAGCCACCTGGCTTTGATGGACCCTATCCTCCGCCACCTCCATCATCATACTTGCACCAACCTGGCTTTGATGGTCCACCCCCACCATCTTACTTTCAGCAACCTGGATTTCCACCACCCCCACCACACCAACCACCGTCATATCAGTACCAACAGCCACCCCATGTGACTCATGTCCACCGCCAGCCTGAACACAGTCCATCGAACTACTCTCCACCACCAGCATCTGTTTCAAATGTTTCCCATGAAAGTAGCCAAGGAAGGGTTGATGACCATCCTTCTTTTAGACCCCATTTGCCACCTGAATTCTACAAGAAACCTACTGTGAAAGTCTATTGCAAAGCTGATCCTAATTTTCATCTCACCATCAGAGACGGTAAAGTTATTCTTGCTCCATCTGATCCCTCTAATGAATTCCAG CACTGGTACAAAGATGAGAAGTTCAGCACAAGTGTGAAAGATGAAGTGGGTTTCCCAAGCTTTTCTCTGGTTAATAAAGCCACTGGTCAAGCCATTAAACATTCCATTGGAGCTTCTTATCCT GTCCAACTGGTACCTTACAAACCAGATCATCTTGATGAGTCAGTGCTATGGAGCGAGAGCAAGGAAGTCCATGATGGGTACAGAGCTATAAGAATGATTAATAACATTCGCCTGAATGTCGATGCTTTCCACGGCGATAAGAAATCCGGTGGCATCCAAAATGGTACTACTATTGTGCTGTGGCAATGGAACAAGGGAGATAACCAGATATGGAAGATTGTACCATATT GA